One segment of Natronosalvus halobius DNA contains the following:
- a CDS encoding metal-dependent hydrolase, with translation MADLLTHLLVGYSIGTLLSLRYERLRPAHVSLVMVGAASPDLNRIELVVSDGFVAGVLGLPFSWEPLHTLVGSALVTGLLVLLVAPEQRKRVLALVAVGVVSHHVLDLLLITPTGQSYAVFWPILEYRVPSGDLYQSTDRWTVLASGSCAALLWAIRRRRDTAASESETPLD, from the coding sequence GTGGCTGATCTGCTCACGCACCTGCTGGTCGGGTACAGCATCGGTACGCTCCTCTCGCTTCGATACGAGCGGCTCCGTCCGGCACACGTCTCGCTCGTCATGGTCGGCGCCGCGAGTCCGGATCTGAACCGAATCGAACTGGTCGTTTCGGACGGGTTCGTCGCGGGCGTGCTCGGTCTCCCCTTTTCGTGGGAGCCGTTGCACACCCTCGTCGGATCCGCGCTCGTGACCGGACTTCTCGTCCTGCTAGTGGCGCCGGAACAGCGCAAACGGGTCCTCGCGCTGGTGGCCGTCGGCGTCGTCTCCCACCACGTGCTCGACCTTCTGTTGATCACCCCGACGGGCCAGTCCTACGCCGTCTTCTGGCCAATCCTCGAGTACCGAGTTCCGTCCGGGGATCTCTACCAGAGTACCGACCGGTGGACGGTCCTCGCGTCCGGGTCGTGTGCGGCGCTCCTGTGGGCGATTCGTCGGCGTCGCGACACTGCGGCCTCGGAGTCGGAGACGCCACTCGACTGA
- a CDS encoding RDD family protein, with protein sequence MDRYPAPDMGERVGVLDRRFEALLIDGILVAVVFGILGYVAGTVFFDGPFSGFGGLLVSLQFGAPVGLVLYQTSFEGYFGQTVGKRTRGIVVVRKDGSRCTWTAAVLRNLLRIIDVLPAFYVVGVISAYATGDHQRIGDLAAKTVVVGAD encoded by the coding sequence ATGGATCGATATCCAGCGCCCGATATGGGCGAACGAGTTGGTGTGTTAGACAGACGGTTCGAAGCGCTTCTCATCGATGGAATTCTGGTGGCGGTAGTCTTCGGAATCCTCGGCTACGTTGCCGGAACGGTATTCTTCGACGGGCCGTTCAGCGGCTTCGGCGGTCTTCTAGTCTCCTTGCAGTTCGGCGCCCCGGTCGGACTGGTGCTCTATCAAACTTCGTTCGAAGGGTACTTTGGACAGACGGTCGGCAAGCGCACTCGAGGTATCGTCGTCGTCAGAAAAGACGGTTCGCGGTGCACGTGGACGGCGGCAGTACTCCGAAATCTTCTGCGAATTATCGACGTCCTTCCAGCGTTTTACGTCGTCGGCGTGATTTCGGCGTACGCGACGGGCGATCACCAGCGTATCGGCGATCTCGCAGCCAAGACGGTCGTCGTCGGGGCCGACTGA
- a CDS encoding DUF502 domain-containing protein — MAIPDSPDGAPASPREAGKSLYEGTLDVLMTGIAIIVPLVITLYVLQIVLDFITNALVPFIELLQWFGIIDWFRRTELVGALVQMGLYPYLIGFLTELITLALLLGIVIVVGSIGRHRYGERAIEMVDLAIAAIPGFGTVYKSFRRMGDVMLDNEAENFQEIKLVQCFDDDIYVIGFETSTSPETIADVTGHEEMVTLFIPLAPNPVTGGFLTHVPRSRVMDVDMTIEEGVRSILTSGVATGESASDPAPVTMGDLEKVTDIDRLQEAITPDDGSVDDEDEPR; from the coding sequence ATGGCGATTCCAGACTCGCCCGACGGGGCGCCGGCCTCTCCCAGAGAAGCCGGCAAGTCCCTCTACGAAGGAACGCTCGACGTTTTAATGACCGGCATCGCGATCATCGTTCCGCTCGTCATCACCCTCTACGTTCTGCAGATCGTCCTCGATTTCATCACCAACGCACTGGTTCCGTTCATCGAACTCCTGCAGTGGTTCGGGATCATCGACTGGTTCCGACGCACGGAACTCGTCGGTGCACTCGTCCAGATGGGGCTCTACCCCTACCTCATCGGCTTTCTCACGGAACTCATCACTCTCGCGCTCTTGCTGGGGATCGTCATCGTCGTCGGATCGATCGGTCGCCACCGCTACGGCGAGCGAGCCATCGAGATGGTCGATCTCGCAATCGCCGCTATTCCCGGGTTCGGAACCGTCTACAAGAGCTTTCGTCGCATGGGCGACGTCATGCTCGACAACGAGGCGGAGAACTTCCAGGAGATCAAACTCGTCCAGTGTTTCGATGACGACATCTACGTGATCGGCTTCGAGACGAGCACGTCGCCGGAGACGATCGCGGACGTAACCGGTCACGAGGAAATGGTCACGCTGTTCATCCCGCTCGCGCCGAATCCAGTAACTGGTGGCTTCCTGACGCACGTCCCGCGAAGCCGCGTCATGGACGTCGACATGACGATCGAGGAGGGCGTCCGCAGCATCCTCACGAGCGGCGTCGCCACGGGCGAATCTGCCAGCGATCCGGCCCCGGTCACCATGGGTGACCTCGAGAAGGTCACGGACATCGACCGGCTCCAAGAGGCGATTACTCCCGACGACGGATCCGTCGACGACGAAGACGAACCGCGGTAA
- a CDS encoding DUF7344 domain-containing protein — MEALPSSEADEQLTADVILELLANRRRRYLLYALRGRTKPIELSKLAEEVAGWEHDVHPDEVAKNEYKSVYVSSVQCHVPKLADAGVVDHDDDNHTVILADNFEQLEPYLRVVIKDEPENSRLHDALEVERGDGLLGSLRQRLKS, encoded by the coding sequence ATGGAAGCGCTTCCCTCGAGTGAGGCAGACGAGCAACTCACGGCGGACGTGATCCTGGAGTTGCTCGCCAACCGTCGTCGTCGGTACCTCCTCTACGCGCTTCGCGGCCGCACGAAGCCAATCGAGTTATCGAAACTAGCCGAAGAAGTCGCTGGCTGGGAGCACGACGTACACCCCGACGAGGTCGCGAAAAACGAGTACAAGAGCGTGTACGTTTCGTCGGTTCAGTGCCACGTTCCAAAGCTTGCCGACGCCGGCGTGGTCGACCACGACGACGATAACCACACGGTCATCCTCGCCGACAACTTCGAACAACTCGAGCCGTATCTCAGAGTGGTGATCAAGGACGAACCCGAGAACTCGCGGCTCCACGACGCGCTCGAGGTCGAACGCGGCGACGGATTGCTTGGCTCGCTTCGCCAGCGGCTCAAGTCCTGA
- a CDS encoding DUF192 domain-containing protein produces the protein MRQSYRRVWSALVVLVVVLAIGYGLVQLSILPAPWTSDAGDVRVVDEDGTTKLAVDVEVADTWEERYTGLSDHDSLENDTGMLFVHGSEDERTYVMREMDFDIDIIFIGADREITEIHHARAPESDEDGEDLRYSGEAKWVLEVPRGTANESNLEVGDEVEIDLE, from the coding sequence ATGCGACAGTCCTACAGGCGCGTCTGGTCCGCGCTCGTCGTCCTGGTCGTCGTGCTCGCCATCGGCTACGGACTCGTCCAACTCTCGATTCTCCCCGCGCCCTGGACCAGCGATGCGGGGGACGTCCGGGTCGTCGACGAGGACGGGACCACCAAACTCGCCGTCGACGTCGAGGTAGCCGATACCTGGGAGGAGCGCTACACCGGCCTCAGCGACCACGACTCACTCGAGAACGACACGGGAATGCTGTTCGTCCACGGGAGCGAAGACGAGCGAACCTACGTCATGCGCGAGATGGACTTCGATATCGACATCATCTTCATCGGTGCCGACCGCGAAATCACCGAAATCCACCACGCGCGGGCGCCCGAATCGGACGAGGACGGCGAGGACCTTCGGTACTCCGGCGAGGCGAAGTGGGTCCTCGAGGTCCCCCGTGGAACGGCCAACGAGTCGAATCTCGAGGTCGGTGACGAGGTCGAAATCGATCTCGAGTGA
- a CDS encoding ABC transporter ATP-binding protein: MSSVDWDEDDPFQEQRENIDSPMWRLLSEYGRPYWFSVSSGIFASIMARLLDLIPPVLLGIAIDAIFLNTIDFSLPIVPDAWLPTTDANQFWLTVAIIALSFLTGAAFHWIRNWGFNSFAQDIQHDVRTDTYDKMQRLDMEFFSDKQTGEMMSILSNDVNQLERFLNDGLNSAFRLGVMVVAIAGILLWINPQLALVAMSPVPLIAVFTYIFVKKIQPKYAAVRSSVGKVNSRLENNLGGIQVIKADNTENYESGRVEDVSQKYYDTNWGAIRLRIKFFPGLQIISGIGFVLTFLVGGYWVLEGAPGPFTGTLNEGAFVTFILLTQQLVWPMAQFGQVINMYQRAEASSERIFGLMDEQGRIETDVDAPDLEIDEGRVEYDDVTFSYDEAEVIVDDISFDVPGGETIALVGPTGAGKSTVLKLLLRLHDVDDGAIRIDDQDIREVSLPSLRQSMGYVGQQSYLFYGTVKENVTYGTFDASEEEIVEAAKAAEAHDFIQNLPDGYDTMVGERGVKLSGGQRQRLCIARAILKDPEILILDEATSDVDTETEMLIQRSIDHLTEERTTFAIAHRLSTIKDADQIVVLEGGEIVERGSHDELIENDGLYAHLWGVQAGEIDELPQEFIERAQKRTARTQARRGGD; encoded by the coding sequence ATGAGTAGTGTTGACTGGGACGAAGACGACCCGTTCCAAGAGCAACGGGAGAACATCGATAGTCCGATGTGGCGCTTGTTGTCGGAGTACGGCCGGCCGTACTGGTTTTCGGTCAGTTCCGGTATCTTCGCTAGCATCATGGCCCGGTTGCTTGACCTGATTCCGCCGGTCTTGCTCGGCATCGCGATCGACGCGATTTTCCTTAACACGATCGACTTCTCGCTTCCGATCGTTCCGGACGCGTGGCTGCCGACGACCGACGCAAATCAGTTCTGGCTGACCGTCGCGATCATCGCGCTCTCGTTTCTCACTGGGGCCGCATTTCACTGGATTCGGAACTGGGGGTTCAACTCCTTCGCCCAGGACATCCAGCACGACGTCCGGACCGACACTTACGACAAGATGCAGCGACTCGACATGGAGTTCTTCTCGGACAAACAGACCGGGGAGATGATGTCGATCCTCTCGAACGACGTCAACCAGCTTGAGCGATTCCTGAACGACGGCCTGAACTCCGCGTTCCGACTGGGCGTGATGGTCGTTGCCATCGCCGGGATCCTCCTCTGGATTAATCCACAACTGGCCCTCGTCGCAATGTCGCCGGTGCCGCTGATCGCCGTCTTCACTTACATCTTCGTCAAGAAGATCCAGCCGAAGTACGCCGCGGTTCGCTCGAGCGTCGGGAAGGTCAACTCCCGCCTCGAGAATAATCTCGGCGGCATTCAGGTGATCAAAGCCGACAACACCGAGAACTACGAATCTGGGCGCGTCGAGGACGTCTCCCAGAAGTACTACGACACCAACTGGGGGGCGATTCGACTGCGGATCAAGTTCTTCCCCGGCCTGCAGATCATCTCGGGCATCGGCTTCGTGCTGACCTTCCTCGTCGGCGGCTACTGGGTCCTCGAGGGTGCGCCAGGGCCGTTCACCGGGACCCTCAACGAGGGGGCGTTCGTGACGTTCATCCTGCTGACCCAGCAGCTCGTCTGGCCGATGGCCCAGTTCGGCCAGGTCATCAACATGTACCAGCGCGCCGAGGCCTCGAGCGAGCGCATTTTCGGGCTGATGGACGAACAGGGGCGCATCGAGACCGACGTCGACGCACCCGACCTCGAGATCGACGAAGGTCGCGTCGAGTACGACGACGTGACGTTCAGCTACGACGAGGCGGAGGTCATCGTCGACGACATCTCCTTCGACGTCCCTGGCGGCGAGACGATCGCCCTCGTCGGTCCAACTGGTGCCGGGAAGTCGACCGTCCTCAAGCTCCTGTTGCGCCTCCACGACGTCGACGACGGAGCCATCCGGATCGACGACCAGGACATCCGTGAGGTCTCCCTTCCGAGTCTGCGCCAGTCGATGGGCTACGTCGGCCAGCAGTCGTACCTCTTCTACGGAACCGTCAAGGAGAACGTCACCTACGGGACCTTCGACGCCAGCGAGGAGGAGATCGTCGAGGCCGCGAAAGCCGCCGAGGCACACGATTTCATCCAGAACCTGCCCGATGGCTACGATACGATGGTCGGCGAGCGCGGCGTCAAACTCTCCGGCGGCCAGCGCCAGCGACTGTGTATCGCGCGAGCGATCCTCAAGGACCCCGAGATCCTCATCCTGGACGAGGCGACGAGCGACGTCGACACCGAGACCGAGATGCTCATTCAGCGCTCGATCGACCACCTCACCGAGGAGCGGACCACGTTCGCTATCGCTCACCGCCTCTCGACGATCAAGGACGCCGATCAGATCGTCGTCCTCGAGGGCGGCGAAATCGTCGAGCGGGGTTCCCACGACGAGTTGATCGAAAACGATGGACTGTATGCCCACCTCTGGGGCGTGCAGGCGGGCGAGATCGACGAACTCCCCCAGGAGTTCATCGAGCGTGCCCAGAAGCGGACGGCGCGGACGCAGGCGCGTCGGGGCGGCGATTGA
- a CDS encoding DUF5789 family protein has protein sequence MSEDSRELGIELGALQDELKDHDYPVSQDELLENHGDIELDMGEETATLEELIGPLNEDEYQSYEEVEQAVMNMVGDEAIGRKNYSDRTPPAPGEERQKDNPSGEDVQSENESF, from the coding sequence ATGAGCGAAGATTCCCGCGAACTCGGCATCGAACTGGGGGCGCTCCAGGACGAACTCAAGGATCACGACTACCCCGTCTCACAGGACGAACTGCTCGAGAATCACGGTGACATCGAACTCGACATGGGTGAGGAGACCGCGACGCTCGAGGAACTCATCGGGCCGCTGAACGAGGACGAGTACCAGTCTTACGAGGAGGTCGAACAGGCCGTCATGAACATGGTCGGCGACGAGGCCATCGGACGGAAAAATTACAGCGACCGGACGCCCCCGGCACCCGGCGAGGAGCGACAAAAGGACAACCCCTCTGGCGAAGACGTCCAGTCTGAGAACGAATCCTTCTAA
- a CDS encoding creatininase family protein, with protein sequence MHLEEATWTDIADCETDLAVLPVGSIEQHGPHAPLGTDVFTAEAVADAALERIGREVICAPAVPVGVAEEHRHFPGTMWVSPDTFRAYVRESIDSLAHHGFDRVVIVNGHGGNVDALREVAATITRHDDAYAVPFTWFEAVGEHASEMGHGGPLETALLRQCCPDLVREDRLEEAKAGAAERWGEWVSYANLAVDSAEFSENGVVGDPTAGDEKLGAELLELAAAALERLLEAVAERDVSGPERR encoded by the coding sequence ATGCACCTCGAGGAGGCCACCTGGACCGACATCGCCGACTGCGAGACCGACCTTGCCGTCCTCCCGGTCGGAAGCATCGAACAGCACGGCCCCCACGCGCCGCTCGGGACGGACGTATTCACTGCCGAAGCCGTCGCAGACGCCGCTCTTGAGCGAATCGGCCGCGAGGTCATTTGCGCTCCAGCGGTGCCGGTCGGCGTCGCGGAGGAACACCGCCACTTCCCGGGGACGATGTGGGTCTCGCCCGACACCTTCCGGGCGTACGTTCGCGAATCGATCGACAGCCTCGCCCACCACGGGTTCGACCGCGTCGTGATCGTGAACGGCCACGGCGGAAACGTCGACGCGCTGCGGGAGGTCGCGGCGACGATTACCCGCCACGACGACGCGTACGCAGTCCCGTTCACCTGGTTCGAGGCCGTGGGCGAGCACGCGAGCGAGATGGGTCACGGCGGGCCACTGGAGACGGCGCTCTTGCGTCAGTGCTGTCCCGACCTCGTCCGCGAGGACCGACTCGAGGAGGCAAAAGCGGGTGCCGCCGAGCGCTGGGGCGAGTGGGTCAGTTACGCGAACCTGGCGGTCGATTCGGCGGAGTTCTCCGAAAACGGGGTCGTCGGCGATCCAACGGCGGGCGACGAGAAACTGGGCGCGGAACTGCTCGAGTTAGCCGCGGCGGCCCTCGAGCGGTTGCTCGAGGCGGTCGCGGAGCGGGACGTGTCGGGTCCCGAGCGACGCTAG
- a CDS encoding DUF5790 family protein, which yields MSQASLDDDELFGEAASEMRSDVESSLADAWSALPDADDIWETDAENVLGVLNGLKSALDVGDAEDHLRDAKKWYTMGERADAFEDADDLEEEIADLEEALENITDAGEQVGELTATIPALRGTLEDAGSGEADDEDEDEDEAEAEEDDE from the coding sequence ATGAGCCAAGCCTCACTCGACGACGACGAACTGTTCGGGGAAGCCGCCTCCGAGATGCGCTCGGACGTCGAATCCTCCCTCGCGGACGCCTGGAGCGCCCTCCCGGATGCCGACGACATCTGGGAGACCGACGCCGAGAACGTCCTCGGCGTGCTCAACGGCCTCAAGTCCGCCCTCGATGTCGGCGACGCCGAAGACCACCTGCGCGACGCCAAGAAGTGGTACACGATGGGCGAGCGCGCCGACGCGTTCGAGGACGCCGACGACCTCGAGGAAGAGATTGCCGACCTGGAGGAGGCCCTCGAGAACATCACCGACGCGGGCGAGCAGGTTGGCGAACTCACGGCGACGATTCCGGCACTTCGAGGGACGCTCGAGGACGCAGGGAGTGGGGAAGCTGACGATGAAGACGAGGACGAGGATGAAGCAGAAGCGGAAGAAGACGACGAATAA
- a CDS encoding dihydroneopterin aldolase family protein: MPTDDTDGSSTAPTDAQRACFEAGIKFGSLYHQFAGTPISLETADSLARAMEEAIENQPHCTDVSVDVRTGVLEAALEEGAAEYTELTGRFLEVEIDVAYEGVEVVSRMAMEDGYPLMALESVSR, translated from the coding sequence ATGCCCACCGACGACACTGACGGCTCGAGCACGGCACCCACGGACGCCCAGCGGGCCTGCTTCGAGGCCGGCATCAAGTTCGGCTCGCTCTACCACCAGTTCGCCGGCACGCCCATCAGCCTCGAGACCGCCGACAGCCTCGCGCGAGCGATGGAGGAAGCGATCGAGAACCAGCCCCACTGCACCGACGTGAGCGTCGACGTCCGGACGGGCGTCCTCGAGGCCGCCCTCGAGGAGGGAGCCGCCGAATACACCGAACTGACGGGTCGCTTCCTGGAGGTCGAAATCGACGTCGCCTACGAGGGCGTCGAGGTCGTCTCCAGGATGGCGATGGAGGACGGCTATCCGCTGATGGCCCTCGAGTCGGTGAGTCGGTGA